Proteins co-encoded in one Listeria ivanovii subsp. ivanovii genomic window:
- the recR gene encoding recombination mediator RecR, producing MHYPEPITKLMDSFMKLPGIGPKSAARLAFYVLDMKEDDVLDFAKALVDAKRNLSFCSVCGHITDKDPCYICADTSRDRSIICVVQESKDVIAMEKMRDFHGLYHVLHGTISPMDGIGPEDINIPDLLKRLQDDTIEEVILATNPNVEGEATAMYISRLLKPSGIKITRIAHGLPVGGDLEYADEVTLSKAMEGRREV from the coding sequence ATGCATTATCCTGAGCCGATAACGAAATTAATGGACAGTTTTATGAAATTACCGGGTATCGGACCCAAATCGGCAGCAAGACTCGCATTTTATGTGCTTGATATGAAAGAAGACGATGTATTAGATTTTGCAAAAGCGCTAGTTGATGCAAAACGAAATTTGAGCTTTTGTTCTGTTTGTGGACATATTACAGATAAAGATCCTTGCTACATTTGTGCGGATACATCTCGTGACCGCAGTATCATTTGTGTAGTGCAAGAATCAAAAGATGTTATTGCTATGGAAAAAATGCGCGATTTTCATGGTTTATATCACGTGCTTCATGGAACAATTTCACCAATGGATGGGATTGGACCAGAAGATATTAATATTCCTGATTTACTTAAACGTTTGCAAGATGACACGATTGAGGAAGTTATTTTAGCGACTAACCCTAATGTAGAAGGAGAAGCTACGGCGATGTATATTTCGCGTCTATTAAAACCATCTGGTATAAAGATAACTAGAATAGCGCACGGTCTTCCAGTTGGTGGAGATTTGGAATACGCTGATGAAGTGACGCTTTCAAAAGCAATGGAAGGACGAAGAGAAGTATAA
- a CDS encoding YaaL family protein encodes MESRSNKFGRKKEKKIGKLHKSYDAYLMELIEVTQENWHKQKVLLRKSFEYDPNLEYEEKKAEARYFYLFKEARKRQLKK; translated from the coding sequence ATGGAGTCCAGAAGTAATAAGTTTGGCCGAAAAAAAGAAAAGAAGATTGGTAAACTGCACAAATCCTATGATGCTTATCTGATGGAGTTAATTGAAGTAACGCAAGAAAACTGGCACAAACAAAAAGTTCTGTTGCGTAAAAGCTTTGAATATGACCCCAATTTAGAATACGAGGAAAAAAAGGCTGAAGCGCGCTATTTTTATCTCTTTAAAGAAGCACGAAAAAGACAATTGAAGAAATGA
- a CDS encoding GntR family transcriptional regulator, with protein MSTKILKYETIAFDLRKKILSGFYKQNDQLPLEKEMCEEYDTSRITVKKAMDQLVLEGLVVKRRGAGTFVKDVENPDADVLQSMQFMGFSEENKHRNVSSDILKFEIINPDESTLNKLRISELDFVYHIIRVRKIDKKPHAIEECFMPINLISGLRMDIVASSIYTYIESVLGFSIQSAHKTVSAMMPTEFEKEYLKIADVSPILNIEQVAYLDNGQPFEYSNTKYRADKYEFHAINIR; from the coding sequence ATGAGCACAAAAATACTCAAATATGAAACAATCGCTTTTGATTTGAGAAAGAAAATCTTGAGCGGATTCTATAAACAAAACGATCAATTACCCCTTGAAAAAGAAATGTGCGAAGAATATGATACAAGTCGAATTACAGTGAAAAAAGCGATGGATCAGCTAGTTTTGGAAGGCTTAGTTGTCAAACGACGGGGAGCAGGCACATTTGTAAAAGACGTCGAAAATCCAGATGCTGATGTCTTGCAATCGATGCAATTTATGGGGTTTTCAGAGGAAAATAAGCACCGAAATGTCAGCTCGGATATTTTGAAATTTGAAATCATTAATCCTGACGAGTCGACTTTAAATAAACTGCGAATCTCTGAGTTGGATTTTGTTTATCACATCATTCGAGTTCGAAAAATTGATAAAAAACCACACGCCATAGAAGAATGTTTTATGCCAATCAATCTTATTTCTGGTTTAAGAATGGATATTGTTGCAAGTTCGATTTATACATACATTGAGTCAGTCCTAGGTTTTTCGATACAAAGTGCCCATAAAACGGTAAGCGCGATGATGCCGACAGAGTTTGAAAAAGAGTACTTAAAAATAGCGGATGTCTCACCAATTTTAAATATTGAGCAGGTTGCTTATTTGGATAATGGACAACCATTTGAGTACTCCAATACGAAATATCGGGCAGATAAATATGAATTTCATGCAATAAATATTAGGTAA
- a CDS encoding PTS sugar transporter subunit IIB, translated as MKISLFCNAGMSTSLVASKLKKAYLERGITYDVEAFDFSALQEEADETDVIILGPQIAWAFDDVTKDYPDKKVIQLTMAEFGSMDGEKVLERVEKELN; from the coding sequence ATGAAAATCTCACTATTTTGTAATGCAGGGATGTCGACGAGTTTGGTGGCATCAAAACTTAAGAAGGCATATTTAGAACGTGGAATCACATATGATGTGGAAGCTTTTGATTTTTCTGCGTTGCAAGAAGAAGCAGATGAAACCGATGTAATTATCTTGGGGCCACAAATTGCTTGGGCGTTTGACGATGTTACGAAAGATTATCCGGATAAGAAAGTAATTCAATTAACGATGGCGGAATTTGGTAGCATGGACGGTGAAAAAGTATTAGAACGTGTAGAAAAAGAACTTAATTAA